AATCATTGCCCTCTTGGGGGCACACTCCGCCAGAGACAGTGAATCCAGAAAGGCAGCATGGAAATGCTTGCATGGGAATTGACAGAAGTTCCGATGGGATGCTCCAAAGTGCTTTGGGGTCCACACAGTCTTCGACGTTCCCGAAGTCCACAAGCCTGACAGATGCAAGGTGATCTTCACATATATTAGTGATGAGGGCCCTGTAGTAATTTCTGTCTTCTCGGTACCTCACGATACACGGATCTCCGACTCGGGGACACTGGATACAGCTTCTCCGGTCTGCTAGCTGCTTTGCAGCGCTTTGAACCTCGGTTTCTAAATACTGCAGCTTCTCAGAGTCAGCAAACTGACACCAAAAGTACTCAGGTCCGTCTATCACGGTGGCATAGGCTCTTATGGACTTTGCATGGGGATTATACCAGTTAAGAAACACTGAAGTGTCAGTGCTGGGTTTGCTAGCTGACTTTGAACAGTCCCCTTTAGTGATATGGGTAGTAAGCCCCATTTGAGAGGTCTCATTGAATGGAAACCTGCTAATCATATCCTCAGCTATGATTCCATGTTCATCTGCAAGAATCACTTCCCAGGTGCCTTGGAATTTAACAAATTCACATCTTAGCTGCACCTCATCCGTCCTTTGGGTAAAGTAGTCCACCATTTCCTTACAGCTTACTATGTCGGGTACCAGAAGCCCCCTTAAGGAGCAATGCAGGCACAGTGCTGGTAACACAGCATCAACGGGGCCAACCTTACCTGTTTTGTTCGTGTGGACCACAGACATGTTGCCATAATCTATAAACTGTACAGAGAGAAGGTCGTTGGGTTGTTGTTCCATGACCACTGCTCGGTACCATAAGTTGTCTTCTGGAAAAATGGCACATATCACATCTCCACTTTGCCAAGGCGGACCTGTGTGACACTGGGGTCTTGTTCTGACATCATTTAACCGCTCTGAAAGCCGATTGATCTCAGACTCATCTTCTATGAGCTGGATATAAAAATCTGAAAGGTCATTAATATGTGAGACATATACAGAGGTCTTAAAACCAGGTGCTATTGTCTTTTGAGGAAATTCACAGAACTTTGGGGGCAGAtctttgcttccaggttcccCCATTCTTCTCTCAGAAAGGGCAGGGTCTAGCTTGGTGGCACTCACAGGTGAGTTGGCAAAcatatcttctttcttttctcttgctaaTGGAAACCCTCCATCATTTCTGTTTCCCATAGAGTCCTGATATGTGACCAGGTTGGCCTTTGCTGAGCCTTGTAGATACCTGAGCTCCTTACGAACTGGGCTGATCTTGGGTTTGCACGATTCACCCATAATCTCTCCAGTGTGTGATTTGCTCTCTCCCAGTTTATTTAAATACTCTGTAGGTGATGACTTCACGTTCTCGTTTTTATCTTCAAGGGTTTCGGTCGTGCAGAGGACTATCtcattctctttgtctttttttcttgtagTGTTTTTGTAACCAAGGAACCCTAGCTTCTCATTAATACTAGCATTGACTTGGACACTTTCATCATAGAGCTCTATAATCAGTCGTCCATCTGGGTCTTTTGCTACGACCAACGCCTTCAGTGACTTATCTAAAACAGTCTCCTGAAACCATGCTGTAACTTCCTCTGGGATATGATGAGGAATGTCAGATAAGGAACACTTAACAGCCTGCATCGGCAAAAGTAAAACATCATAGGCATCTCGAGGGATGGGGAGCAGATGATCACTTGCTACGTAAGTGTTCCCAAAATCAACAAAGAAGACTTCATTTGGCTCTTTCTCTATTATTACTCCCCTGTACCAGTTTCCATCAGTGTATTTGGCAAGGCACAAAGTTCCAGGGATCAAGGTGGATGCTTTTAAATTCAGCAAGGCTTTACTTAGCTCTATAATGTTGTATGATAATTGctctaaaatatttgtatttcttgctAGTTGGCAATAAAATGTCCGGGGGTCTTCAACATGTGTTATGTACACCAATTCCTCACTTCCGATTTTTAGGTCATGCGTGGAATAGTAGTAAGAATGGAGCTGAACAGAGGGTTCCAGAGGCTTCTGAAGTCTCACGGGTCTAGCGAGTCTCTTTTCTACTAAAAAATGGCAGGCACTCTGAAAGGGTGTTAGCAAGTCCACAACATTGAACCACTCTTCATCATGTCTGGATGCCAAAGCAAAGATTGTGCATTTTAGTTCTAAGTTATTTTGCCAAGCGTTATCTATGAACCCACTAAAAGCCTGTACTGCCTTTTCATCCCAAACAAAGGGATTGTCACCAGTTGGCTGAATTAAATTATAAAGACTGCACCGAAATGCCTGAGCTCTAACCTTGAGGAACGCATCACTAGCAGAGAGTATGTTCTTCATAGAGACCACATCTTTGTCTCCATAGTCTACAAATGCCACCCTGACGTGCTCCAAAGACTGTGAGCCACTGATCAGAGCTCGGGACCATCTTCCGTTTGCTGTGCGCTTTGCCAGGCAAGCACGCGTGTCCCCCTCGTACGGAGCCGGCTCGCTTTTGCAATAGTCCTCAATGTCACACATCAGAGTTCGGAATCCCTGCGCGTTCCTCATCAGCTGACACCAGAAGGAACCCGGGGTTTCGATGTGAGACACCTTCACTTCAACGGTACTGCCCACTTCCAGCTCCCCTTTCCCACAGCAGTCTGGTGTTGTTTTCAGGAAATTCAGCGTGAGGAGAGAATAGTCAGATGTTGTCTTCTCTTTGTCCTGTCCAGCCTGTCCGGGGGGAACTTTCGAAAGGCTTCCTGTATCGGCCAAAGCTTCAGAAAGAGATAAGGTTTTATTAttgtctttcttggctttctGTTCCCCTTCAACCTTCTTGGTAGAAGATATTTTGCCAGTGTCTGCAGTAAACTGACTTGAACCATGTCCCGGGGAGCGAGCACTGAGTCTGACACTTTCTTTGGTTTCAAATTCCTGGTACTTGGCATATCCAGCTTGAGCGATGACTTTGCTAATGTTTTCCTCCCCTGTTCGGGATTCATCGAGAATCTCTATGACATATTGATGGCCCTGCTTGTCGAGAATGTGGACCACCAATTCTTTGTGGagcactgtctttttaaaaaatgaaattgcttcCTGGCTCCATGTTTTCCCCAAAGGCCAGATGTCAGCCAGTGAGCACTTGAGAGCCAATATTGGGAGCTGCCTAAACTGAGGCAGCAGCATCCTGACATCGCACCAGTCTACGTTCTCAGAGTTGCCCCGGTCTACCAAGAACACATCCACGCTCTTGCTATCTAAGCGGCTGACCATGGCCCGGTAATAGCCgttttctttccatttgacaCAGCACAGGTCGTCGGGTTCGGGTTTCAGGACCACACCGTCCAGCTTACTAGCCGAAGAATAGAAGCTGCACATCCTCTTGAGGAGCTTGCTGAAGGTGTTCTTGTGCTTCCTCAGGCGGATCCAGAATTCGGAAGGGCTCTTCACAAACTCCACCTGGGCATCGTAGAAGGCGTTCATCTTCAACCTGATGGATCTTAACGACGGGAGGGAgacttcctcctccatttcctcagcAGGCGACTGAGACTGGAACGtcacctccacttcctcctcctcctcctcctcttcctcctcctctatcCCCTGGCTCTGAAGAAAGCGGTCAGCCAAGCAACAGGATTGTACTCCGAACGCGCTGTTGAGATTAATTCCATCTTCCCCGTACAGGGTGACATAATACATGTGTTCAAAGGAGCAGTAAAATTCAATCTTCGCATTCACCACCTGGCCCAGGATCAGAGCTTTGAGATCCCCTACTTGTGACCGAGACCAGCCTCTCCCACAGTCCCAGAGTCCATACAAAGCACATGGGTAGGTCACCACAGGCATTCGGAAATACTCGGGCAGCAAGTAGCGAAGACTGCTGCAGCTCACCAGCTCTTTCCTTCCGTAATCGACATGAAGCACCTGGGCACAGCGCTGAGGCCTGAAAGTCTCAAGCAAGAGAGCCCGGTACCACTGTCCATCTAAGCCACAGGAGGCACATGGAGACCCCGGCTTGTCtgggctctcctctctctcctcccaggtGGCACTGCCAGAGTCCTCATCCTCTGTCCCCGTGGACGCCCGATATACCTGGGCCATGCTCTCAGAGAGGCGGTGGATCTCCTGCGAGAGGCTCCGGAGTTGGCAGTGAATGCGGTGGGGATGGCATACCTGGGTTACGACCACAGGCTCCGTCACTCCCAGCTGCAGTTGGGGATAGAAGTAATCCAACCCAGGATGCTCTTGTTTGGGGGCGGCTCGGGGGAGAACCGGAGCTCCGGAGCAGCCCAGCCCAGCTGCAGTCAGGTAGCGCTTGAGCAGCGAACAGAAGAGACTGTCAGGCACCTGCCTGGCCAGGCCCAGCTCCTCCATCTGCTGAGACACAGCAGGCACCTCCAGCAGCACCAGGCGATGGAGGAGCAGCACGTCCAGGACCCGTCCGTGCACCTCCTTACCTTGTAGGTTGCTAAGGAAGTCCACGGCGCTAGGGGACCAGTGCTGGGGTTCGCCACCGCCGGTACCACTGCCGCCCGCGGGCACCAGGCCGGCCAGCACACAGCCCAGCACCTCGGAGGGCAGGTGGAAGAACTCGCTGCGCCCCGGTGCCAGCGAGCCCGCGCCAGCCGTAATGGTGCGGCCCTCATCCAGCAGGAAGACGCGGCTGTCCTGCGCCTGGCGGCTGACCACGCGGCAGCGGTGCCACATGAGTCCCACCTGCACCAGGCACAGCTCTCCCGGCGATGCCGAGGCGCCACCCAGAGCCCACGGGCCGCGCGTGGCTGCGGCCTCCTGGATCTCCCGGCTCAGCCGCACGTACTCTTCCCGCCGCTGGCCCACCAATCCCCACAGCTGCACCGGGATCACCTCGGGATGCACGTCCACGAAGGACACCCGCAGGGCCAGGGAGGCCCCCGGAGTGGGCAGCCCTGGAGTCGAACTCATGTCTATGGCTGGCGCAGAGCTGCCCCGCGCGTCCAAAGGAGATAGTCCCACCGAGCCAGACCGGGGCCACCGACGCAAGGGGAAGGACGCCCAGAGAGGCGACCCTTCGGCCAGGCGCCCGGCGCAGGGCCTCGGGGACTCGCGACTGGTAGCAGCCGGCGGCCGGCCAACCGCCCACCGAGCCTCGCAGGCTCGGGTAGCGCGTGGCTGCCTGCCTTACCGGCGCGGGGAGCCTCGACGCAGCCTGGAGGGTGGCCTCCGGGCACAGGGGACAGCTGGGGACCGCCAGCAAGCCTGGGGAAAGCAGGGTTAGGGTGCGGCCTCCTTCTTCCCAGGGTAGTTTGACTCCAGGACGCTGAGTGGGAATGCCTGGCCGAGAACCTCCTGGAGAGCAGGGCCGGGAGGTCACTTCCTTTCCGGTTTTCCTGCAGTGGATGGAGCGCTGCGCGCCAAGCACGGTGCGAGCCATTGAAGTTACCGAAGAGACACCGGGAAGGAAAATATGGAGGCCCTAACGGTGACTTCCTGGACGTTGAGGCTGGAACTTTCATTGCTCTAGGCAAGGCTTAAGTTGAAGCCCAGCAGTGCGCTTGCGCAGGGTTCCAATGACTTTCCCCTTGGTCTGGAGCATTGGAGACCTGGAGCAGGTTGCTTTAGCCTCTCTCTAATTCGTGGCCCTGTTTCATGTATAAATGACAGATTCCTTAGGTACTTAACGATTAAGTTTGAGGTCAATGGTTCCTTCCAAGCACTTTCTCTGATGTGGCTTCTTTCCCTGCCTTGTTGCCTAGCTCCGCCCAACTTTGAAGACATTCCTATGGATTCAGGGTGAGCCCCTaagaagatgggggtggggtgaagcGGAAGAGCCAAGAGGACTGAGTTAGTTCTTCCAACTCCTGACATGTCTGCTAAATCAGAAgatttcttctccctcccctaactCTTaccaaagaaaatcatagaaATCTCTGTCAAGGGGTGAAGGGTTGTGGGAGCCTAGTAGACAACATTAGATGTGTTGTGCATTCACGAAGAGCATACATCCCTGGGGGACTTTTCACTTTGCCCATACATCTCATCACACTGCAGGTTTCAGCATCTATGAACGCAAGACAGTACTCAATTGTGGTCCTGGCCCAACTAAATTGCTGTCTGTTCCAGATTAGAAGCTACCCACGCTTCTAAATCTCCCTGGGCTATATCTTTCTGTTATCATTTCCAACATTCTGGGGTCCCGTGGCCACACATGCACCATCAGCTTTCAGGCTAAATGCTTAGTCACACCAGGTGTTAGCATTTTCCGGTCAGCTGCGCATGCACTGtcagcattcaggcaaaatgcctAGTCATCCCAGGGTCTTATGTAATCTATGCATATGCCCAGCATGGCCACGTAATCTATGCGTGGCCTGGCTACGATAACGACTTTTTAAAGCAGACATGCCCTCTGGAAGCCTTGTTTCTTCCAGACAGAATTGTGCAcacccctctttcctttccccactcTTTACTAATAAAACTCTTACAGTGGGTTTTGTTGTACATCTTGTGGTCCGTTCTCATGCACGGTAAGTAACACTGTCCTAATCGCATTGCAGTTTATCATCTGGTTTCCCAGTAGCCTGCATCGGTTGGAGGAAATGAAATACATTAGCTATTGGATGAACAAATTTGATTGCTCAAAGTTTTTACTTTTCCAAAATGATCTGATCCTTGAAaaattcaattccattttcttctgtaacatttttttcattatggaagaaaagcaaacattgaattaaaaacaaaaatagcaaggggctggagagatggctcaggtgttaaGAGTACTTATTGCCCTCGAACAG
The Cricetulus griseus strain 17A/GY chromosome 1 unlocalized genomic scaffold, alternate assembly CriGri-PICRH-1.0 chr1_1, whole genome shotgun sequence genome window above contains:
- the Tdrd6 gene encoding tudor domain-containing protein 6 isoform X2; the protein is MSSTPGLPTPGASLALRVSFVDVHPEVIPVQLWGLVGQRREEYVRLSREIQEAAATRGPWALGGASASPGELCLVQVGLMWHRCRVVSRQAQDSRVFLLDEGRTITAGAGSLAPGRSEFFHLPSEVLGCVLAGLVPAGGSGTGGGEPQHWSPSAVDFLSNLQGKEVHGRVLDVLLLHRLVLLEVPAVSQQMEELGLARQVPDSLFCSLLKRYLTAAGLGCSGAPVLPRAAPKQEHPGLDYFYPQLQLGVTEPVVVTQVCHPHRIHCQLRSLSQEIHRLSESMAQVYRASTGTEDEDSGSATWEEREESPDKPGSPCASCGLDGQWYRALLLETFRPQRCAQVLHVDYGRKELVSCSSLRYLLPEYFRMPVVTYPCALYGLWDCGRGWSRSQVGDLKALILGQVVNAKIEFYCSFEHMYYVTLYGEDGINLNSAFGVQSCCLADRFLQSQGIEEEEEEEEEEEVEVTFQSQSPAEEMEEEVSLPSLRSIRLKMNAFYDAQVEFVKSPSEFWIRLRKHKNTFSKLLKRMCSFYSSASKLDGVVLKPEPDDLCCVKWKENGYYRAMVSRLDSKSVDVFLVDRGNSENVDWCDVRMLLPQFRQLPILALKCSLADIWPLGKTWSQEAISFFKKTVLHKELVVHILDKQGHQYVIEILDESRTGEENISKVIAQAGYAKYQEFETKESVRLSARSPGHGSSQFTADTGKISSTKKVEGEQKAKKDNNKTLSLSEALADTGSLSKVPPGQAGQDKEKTTSDYSLLTLNFLKTTPDCCGKGELEVGSTVEVKVSHIETPGSFWCQLMRNAQGFRTLMCDIEDYCKSEPAPYEGDTRACLAKRTANGRWSRALISGSQSLEHVRVAFVDYGDKDVVSMKNILSASDAFLKVRAQAFRCSLYNLIQPTGDNPFVWDEKAVQAFSGFIDNAWQNNLELKCTIFALASRHDEEWFNVVDLLTPFQSACHFLVEKRLARPVRLQKPLEPSVQLHSYYYSTHDLKIGSEELVYITHVEDPRTFYCQLARNTNILEQLSYNIIELSKALLNLKASTLIPGTLCLAKYTDGNWYRGVIIEKEPNEVFFVDFGNTYVASDHLLPIPRDAYDVLLLPMQAVKCSLSDIPHHIPEEVTAWFQETVLDKSLKALVVAKDPDGRLIIELYDESVQVNASINEKLGFLGYKNTTRKKDKENEIVLCTTETLEDKNENVKSSPTEYLNKLGESKSHTGEIMGESCKPKISPVRKELRYLQGSAKANLVTYQDSMGNRNDGGFPLAREKKEDMFANSPVSATKLDPALSERRMGEPGSKDLPPKFCEFPQKTIAPGFKTSVYVSHINDLSDFYIQLIEDESEINRLSERLNDVRTRPQCHTGPPWQSGDVICAIFPEDNLWYRAVVMEQQPNDLLSVQFIDYGNMSVVHTNKTGKVGPVDAVLPALCLHCSLRGLLVPDIVSCKEMVDYFTQRTDEVQLRCEFVKFQGTWEVILADEHGIIAEDMISRFPFNETSQMGLTTHITKGDCSKSASKPSTDTSVFLNWYNPHAKSIRAYATVIDGPEYFWCQFADSEKLQYLETEVQSAAKQLADRRSCIQCPRVGDPCIVRYREDRNYYRALITNICEDHLASVRLVDFGNVEDCVDPKALWSIPSELLSIPMQAFPCCLSGFTVSGGVCPQEGNDYFYEIVTEDVLEITILEIKRDVCDIPLAVVELKSKGESINEKMKKYAKMGIPKSDLYYDKHGTDRKGGLGPTSPDLSLKKTSHKMAQEKSYVEARAGELSERIEKDLNIETKPSKLYERGTRNIFEALENSRRGKMGSERPEGSMDYHIVDRAKFDDNYLITGFNPIMSHASEPKELLELNSLEVPLSPDEECKEFLELESIELQHSPIGEEEKELGLGPPMAPLSPGCEAGAALEPFMVELPLDCESEKQLELELPTPQLSLDDSISPLSAIVNQSLQESRCAEDERKSSCVCSSDDGHSMSPLLHHGKSRDSPAHDEMGLLEEEFAQFENRDDTALLAPLFSEEEARDRRKCGSALPVQLQNTYTLKGFSVGSKCVVWSSLRNTWSKCEILELAEEGTRVLNLSNGVEETVSPENVWNGIPKVDKNPSEAVFQTVEKDLSFMPSDDTTIKEEDECGGDADSTLAV